A section of the Veillonella criceti genome encodes:
- a CDS encoding Crp/Fnr family transcriptional regulator, whose amino-acid sequence MSIGLSNDTISSYLTTLSSSALFRHIGEDELRLFLSSPDLTIKTFKKNSFIAIAGEPMEGMGLLLSGRAHLTRENVLGQRTIMTELTPSAMFGEALLFTDIPNWPATIQTTKDCEVLFLPKSAFTNSFNHCDTCQKQILTNLLHDMSEKALALTRKVHYLSLKGMRERIFAYFDDLYRRQKQNPITLPHNRQEMADVLNVSRTSLSRELGRLQDESIITLEGKKVTLLDLQAISEYSF is encoded by the coding sequence ATGAGTATCGGATTATCAAATGACACTATTTCTTCATATTTAACAACGCTAAGTAGTAGCGCCTTATTTCGCCATATAGGAGAAGACGAATTACGACTCTTTTTAAGTTCTCCAGACCTAACCATCAAAACATTCAAAAAGAATAGTTTTATCGCGATTGCCGGCGAACCTATGGAAGGTATGGGATTATTACTGTCAGGTCGTGCCCACTTAACTCGAGAAAACGTACTAGGCCAACGCACTATTATGACCGAATTAACCCCTTCTGCCATGTTTGGCGAAGCTTTACTATTTACCGATATACCAAACTGGCCGGCTACAATCCAAACAACTAAAGATTGCGAAGTCCTATTTTTACCTAAATCAGCCTTCACTAACTCGTTTAATCATTGTGATACTTGTCAAAAACAAATTTTAACTAATTTGCTACATGACATGTCTGAAAAAGCACTCGCCCTTACCCGTAAAGTTCATTATCTCTCTTTAAAGGGCATGCGTGAACGCATCTTCGCGTATTTCGATGATTTATATCGCCGTCAAAAACAAAACCCCATTACGTTACCTCACAATCGACAAGAAATGGCCGATGTCCTCAATGTATCGCGAACTTCATTAAGTCGTGAATTAGGGCGCTTACAAGATGAAAGTATTATTACCTTAGAAGGTAAAAAAGTAACCCTCTTAGATTTACAAGCAATTAGTGAATATAGTTTCTAA
- a CDS encoding Glu/Leu/Phe/Val family dehydrogenase has translation MANYNPYENMLNTLDEAAQKLGLERNDYEVIRHPERELQVAIPVQMDDGHVEVFSGYRTQHSTIMGAAKGGIRFHPDSDENEVRALAAWMTIKNSIAHLPYGGGKGGIKVDPKKLSQRELERLTRGFVRKIAPIIGVDTDVPAPDVNTNPQIMAWIVDEFSTLKGVWSPGVVTGKPLAVGGSLGRNEATGRGCMFTLKSYLEKNGKKMSDVTIAVQGFGNVGSVGALLMHREGAKIVAIGDVHGSIYNENGIDVEKAYEYANSHGRSLEGYEEAGMKRIPNPELLLLDVDVLYLAALENQINGSNMKEVKAKAILEGANGPTTNEADLYFFDKGIDIIPDVLANGGGVVTSYYEWVQNKAGFYWDEEEVNTRLEKNMKMSFEEVWAMQQEYKVYPRLAAYMVALKRLVDASKLRGFNG, from the coding sequence ATGGCAAATTATAATCCCTACGAAAACATGCTTAATACTCTTGACGAAGCCGCTCAAAAACTTGGCTTAGAGCGTAACGATTATGAAGTAATTCGTCATCCAGAACGTGAATTGCAAGTAGCGATTCCAGTTCAGATGGATGATGGTCATGTAGAAGTATTTAGTGGCTACCGTACGCAACATAGCACTATTATGGGTGCAGCTAAAGGTGGCATTCGTTTCCATCCTGATTCTGACGAAAATGAAGTTCGTGCGTTGGCAGCTTGGATGACAATTAAAAACTCTATCGCTCACTTACCTTATGGTGGTGGTAAAGGCGGTATTAAAGTGGATCCTAAGAAATTAAGTCAGCGCGAATTAGAACGCTTAACTCGTGGCTTTGTACGTAAAATCGCACCTATTATTGGGGTAGATACTGACGTACCAGCACCTGATGTTAATACAAACCCACAAATTATGGCATGGATTGTTGATGAATTCTCTACATTAAAAGGCGTATGGTCACCAGGCGTTGTAACAGGTAAACCATTAGCTGTTGGTGGTTCTTTAGGCCGTAATGAAGCAACTGGTCGTGGTTGTATGTTCACTCTTAAGAGCTATCTTGAAAAGAATGGCAAAAAGATGTCGGACGTAACGATTGCCGTTCAAGGGTTTGGTAACGTAGGTAGTGTAGGTGCTTTATTGATGCATCGTGAAGGCGCTAAAATCGTAGCCATTGGTGATGTTCATGGTTCCATTTATAATGAAAATGGTATTGACGTTGAAAAAGCATACGAATATGCTAACTCTCATGGCCGTTCTTTAGAAGGGTATGAAGAAGCTGGTATGAAACGCATTCCAAATCCAGAGTTATTATTACTTGATGTAGATGTATTATACTTAGCAGCTCTTGAAAACCAAATCAATGGTAGCAATATGAAAGAAGTTAAAGCAAAAGCTATCTTAGAAGGGGCTAATGGGCCTACTACTAATGAAGCTGACCTATACTTCTTCGATAAAGGCATTGACATTATCCCTGATGTATTGGCTAATGGCGGTGGCGTTGTTACCTCTTATTATGAATGGGTTCAAAATAAAGCTGGTTTCTATTGGGACGAAGAAGAAGTAAATACTCGTCTTGAAAAGAATATGAAAATGAGTTTTGAAGAAGTATGGGCTATGCAACAGGAATACAAAGTATATCCTCGTTTAGCAGCCTACATGGTAGCATTGAAACGTTTAGTAGATGCTAGCAAACTTCGTGGCTTTAATGGCTAA
- the hcp gene encoding hydroxylamine reductase: protein MSMFCFQCEQSANPGGCTVQGVCGKTAPVANKQDELTAALIGLARACDAKGASAKEYQLLKQGLFMCVTNVNFDEDRVQEFINRVEATRTAIDGSAQDFDWEALWVGEEDIISLRSTLLLGMRGMAAYAWHASVLGYDDAEVDAWFVKGLVEFAKDHSADEWLALLMEFGHVNLKCMALLDAANTESYGTPVPTKVPLTVEPGPFIVVTGHDLHDLKMLLEQSEGKGVNIYTHGEMLPCHAYPELKKYAHLKGNFGTAWQNQQNEFDGVPGAFLFTTNCLMPPRKTYEDNIFTTDMVGFPGLKHVEAKEDGTKDFTAVIEKALELGGYTEPQEFTGINGGHEVTTGFGHGTVLSIADKVIDAVKAGAIKHFFLVGGCDGAKVGRNYYTEFVKQTPKDTVVLTLACGKYRFNDLEIGEIGGIPRMLDMGQCNDAYSAIQVAVALAGAFECDVNDLPLTLVLSWYEQKAVCILLTLLALGIRNIYIGPTLPKFLSSNVLGILVEKFQLHPITTPEEDMKAILGNN from the coding sequence ATGAGTATGTTTTGTTTCCAATGTGAACAGTCTGCTAATCCAGGTGGTTGTACTGTACAAGGTGTATGTGGTAAAACGGCACCTGTTGCTAATAAACAAGATGAATTGACAGCTGCTTTGATTGGATTAGCCCGTGCTTGTGATGCTAAAGGTGCATCTGCTAAAGAATACCAATTATTAAAACAAGGTTTGTTCATGTGTGTAACAAACGTTAACTTTGATGAAGATCGTGTACAAGAGTTTATTAATCGTGTAGAAGCAACGCGTACGGCTATTGATGGTAGTGCTCAAGATTTTGATTGGGAAGCTCTTTGGGTAGGTGAAGAAGATATCATTTCCTTACGTTCTACTTTGCTCCTTGGGATGCGTGGTATGGCTGCCTATGCTTGGCATGCCTCTGTACTTGGCTATGATGATGCTGAAGTAGATGCTTGGTTTGTAAAAGGTCTTGTAGAATTTGCTAAGGATCACAGTGCTGATGAATGGTTGGCTTTATTGATGGAATTCGGTCATGTAAACTTGAAATGTATGGCCCTTCTTGATGCGGCTAATACGGAAAGTTATGGTACACCAGTGCCAACTAAAGTGCCTTTGACAGTCGAACCAGGTCCTTTCATCGTAGTAACTGGTCATGACTTACATGATCTTAAAATGTTATTGGAACAATCCGAAGGTAAAGGCGTTAACATTTATACTCATGGTGAAATGTTACCTTGTCATGCGTATCCTGAACTTAAAAAATATGCACACTTAAAAGGGAATTTCGGTACAGCTTGGCAGAATCAGCAGAATGAATTTGATGGTGTACCAGGTGCATTCCTATTTACAACTAACTGTTTAATGCCACCTCGTAAAACGTATGAAGATAATATTTTCACTACTGATATGGTAGGTTTCCCAGGGCTTAAACATGTAGAGGCGAAGGAAGATGGCACTAAAGATTTCACGGCTGTTATTGAAAAAGCACTTGAACTTGGTGGTTATACAGAACCTCAAGAATTTACAGGGATTAATGGTGGTCATGAAGTAACAACTGGTTTTGGCCATGGTACGGTACTTAGCATTGCTGATAAAGTAATTGATGCTGTTAAAGCAGGGGCGATTAAACATTTCTTCTTGGTTGGTGGTTGCGACGGTGCTAAAGTAGGCCGTAACTACTATACTGAATTTGTAAAACAAACACCGAAAGATACAGTAGTCTTAACATTAGCTTGTGGTAAATATCGTTTCAATGACCTTGAAATTGGCGAAATTGGTGGCATTCCACGTATGCTTGATATGGGTCAATGTAATGATGCGTACTCGGCTATTCAAGTAGCTGTAGCATTGGCTGGTGCATTTGAATGTGATGTAAATGACTTGCCATTAACACTCGTATTGTCTTGGTATGAACAAAAAGCAGTATGTATCTTGTTAACATTATTAGCCTTAGGTATCCGTAACATCTATATTGGACCTACTTTACCTAAATTCTTATCTAGTAATGTATTAGGAATTTTAGTTGAAAAATTCCAATTACATCCAATTACTACACCAGAAGAAGATATGAAAGCAATTTTAGGTAATAACTAA
- a CDS encoding CCA tRNA nucleotidyltransferase, producing MKWFTQSKTILKPSGPIWAGAVRIIQALATAGFEAYVVGGAVRDLLLHQDPHDYDIVTKARPDEIIAVMEQCGYTTTGVIGKSFGVVVVSVPEGSYEVTTYRQERYGADSHRPEEVTYADSLVEDVKRRDFTVNGMAMSVTGEVVDLVGGLQDLKKRTLRTIGDANERFQEDALRLFRACRFIGKLDFLPHRTLLAGMTPSFERVKGLSLERVRQELDGLLVTPAVAKGLDVLVQSGLANCSCRVLEHGEYKEVPILPELHHLVGLPQQPEFHAYDGWLHTLAVVQATRPDLTLRWAALLHDVAKGEEGIRGFNNGRITDRGHDKAGAVMAEDILTRLQYPKQLVNRVAWLVSSHMRFHYFVNNEEADPWKWMRKEAVSGTFRKSDELKEAVLQMAEVCAADVIGCGRPHSSTAGTLAFGDCLAEITKSMPIHTRDLAYGPELPDLLGKQTGTILQELLVQVRSGQVANEPTALLAAAERKLARKAHKEL from the coding sequence ATGAAATGGTTTACACAGTCGAAGACAATACTGAAGCCGTCAGGGCCTATTTGGGCTGGGGCAGTGCGTATTATACAAGCTTTGGCGACAGCTGGGTTTGAAGCTTACGTCGTAGGTGGTGCTGTACGTGACTTATTACTTCATCAAGATCCTCATGATTATGATATTGTGACTAAGGCTAGGCCTGATGAAATCATAGCTGTTATGGAACAATGTGGATATACAACAACGGGTGTTATTGGCAAGTCTTTTGGTGTTGTGGTTGTTTCTGTACCAGAAGGTTCCTATGAGGTGACTACTTATCGGCAGGAACGTTATGGTGCTGATAGTCATCGCCCTGAAGAAGTAACCTATGCGGATTCGCTAGTTGAGGACGTGAAACGACGAGATTTCACTGTTAATGGGATGGCTATGAGTGTCACTGGTGAAGTGGTAGATTTAGTTGGTGGTTTGCAAGATTTGAAGAAACGGACATTGCGAACTATTGGTGATGCTAATGAACGATTTCAGGAAGATGCGCTTCGTTTATTTCGTGCATGTCGTTTCATTGGTAAACTTGACTTTTTACCGCATCGTACCTTATTAGCGGGGATGACGCCTAGCTTTGAACGAGTTAAAGGGTTGTCGCTAGAACGAGTGCGTCAAGAGTTGGACGGCTTGTTGGTAACACCGGCGGTGGCTAAAGGTCTTGATGTATTGGTTCAGTCAGGTCTTGCCAATTGTTCATGCCGTGTGTTAGAACATGGTGAGTATAAAGAAGTTCCTATCTTGCCAGAATTACATCATTTAGTAGGTTTGCCACAACAACCAGAATTTCATGCTTATGATGGCTGGCTACATACCTTAGCGGTAGTACAAGCTACTCGCCCAGACTTAACCTTGCGTTGGGCTGCCTTATTGCATGATGTAGCCAAAGGTGAAGAAGGGATACGCGGTTTTAATAATGGCCGTATCACGGATCGTGGTCATGATAAAGCGGGGGCTGTTATGGCAGAGGATATTTTAACGCGGCTCCAATATCCCAAACAGTTAGTTAATCGTGTGGCTTGGCTAGTAAGTAGTCATATGCGGTTTCACTATTTTGTAAATAATGAAGAGGCCGATCCATGGAAATGGATGCGCAAAGAAGCTGTAAGTGGTACATTTCGTAAAAGTGATGAATTAAAAGAGGCTGTTCTTCAAATGGCAGAAGTATGTGCCGCTGATGTCATTGGCTGTGGTCGCCCTCATAGTAGTACGGCAGGGACGCTGGCATTTGGTGATTGTTTAGCTGAGATTACTAAGTCTATGCCGATTCATACTCGTGATTTAGCATATGGTCCAGAATTGCCTGATTTATTAGGTAAGCAAACAGGAACGATTTTACAAGAATTATTAGTTCAAGTGCGTAGTGGTCAAGTAGCAAATGAGCCGACAGCCTTGTTAGCGGCGGCTGAGCGTAAATTGGCACGAAAAGCACATAAGGAGTTATAA
- a CDS encoding LPO_1073/Vpar_1526 family protein, with translation MSAYIPYLVVLGVVLVFFIVCYLVFRDGGPREDVAKQATDSVANADYYARKRRDYGATYYGAESKTADEVSETTEQELAETFVPLSKEQVGNEFDSALEDSTTTSLGREFAASVKERRLGDDIVSDLDMTKPMLKIPTEPASTMDPDLELTRRIQRVVPAGVEGAEAADDATRVMPVISDSLGKDTKNGYTASDGNHGPALTDLIALGTSHFMNSFGAVSPSTKEQVLDITTTAFERLGITESAELHALLENIVVQEALLCMQKAYATTPTAWMKETAIEAFMDVVQEPKSSTPYLVAFDALRILPHLQLGHFQILALALLLQYSRNSNNYSLEHLQHYVDKYIEPFLSDLPREESMYRQLDYLRCSTAEPERNTFWDIMIHSYPLVFAYAGFDKEELSRALRGQALDGRYVVKSINSPLLKLAVVDEGLAIRYFQMAQIDNPEIQQHLLGLATSKPLNFTQADRKRVLEHISPVLPKVADIYDAMPLSHTSLTLLGLYLGRAHVKVTIGEEFDLSPWF, from the coding sequence ATGTCTGCATATATACCGTATTTAGTTGTATTAGGTGTAGTTTTAGTTTTCTTTATTGTATGTTATTTAGTGTTTCGCGATGGCGGGCCACGTGAAGACGTTGCTAAGCAAGCTACAGACTCAGTTGCTAATGCTGATTATTATGCACGTAAACGACGTGATTATGGGGCTACCTACTATGGCGCAGAGAGTAAAACGGCTGATGAGGTGAGTGAAACCACTGAACAAGAATTAGCGGAGACCTTTGTACCTTTATCTAAGGAACAGGTAGGTAATGAATTTGATAGTGCTTTAGAAGATTCCACAACAACGAGTTTAGGTCGTGAGTTTGCCGCGTCTGTTAAAGAACGTCGCTTAGGTGATGATATTGTATCAGATTTAGACATGACAAAGCCGATGCTTAAGATTCCTACAGAGCCTGCGTCTACAATGGATCCTGATTTAGAATTAACGCGCCGAATTCAACGTGTTGTACCAGCTGGTGTTGAAGGAGCTGAAGCAGCCGATGATGCAACGCGTGTGATGCCTGTGATTAGCGATTCCTTGGGGAAAGATACAAAGAATGGCTATACGGCGAGTGATGGTAATCACGGACCGGCTTTAACGGATTTAATCGCATTAGGTACTAGTCATTTTATGAATTCCTTTGGTGCTGTTAGTCCGAGTACGAAGGAACAAGTATTAGATATTACCACGACGGCCTTTGAACGGTTAGGAATTACTGAGAGTGCTGAATTACATGCGCTATTAGAGAATATTGTGGTGCAAGAAGCGTTATTGTGTATGCAAAAGGCGTATGCAACGACACCGACGGCATGGATGAAAGAAACCGCTATTGAAGCCTTTATGGATGTAGTGCAGGAACCAAAATCGAGCACGCCATATTTAGTAGCGTTTGATGCTTTGCGTATTTTACCACATTTACAGCTCGGTCATTTTCAAATTTTAGCGTTAGCCTTGTTATTGCAATACTCGCGTAATTCGAATAACTATAGCTTAGAACATTTGCAGCATTATGTAGATAAATATATTGAGCCATTCTTGTCAGATTTGCCACGAGAAGAATCTATGTATCGTCAGCTTGATTATTTACGTTGTTCGACGGCTGAACCAGAACGCAATACATTCTGGGATATTATGATTCATTCGTATCCACTAGTATTTGCCTATGCTGGTTTTGATAAAGAAGAATTATCGCGCGCTTTGCGTGGGCAGGCTTTGGATGGTCGATATGTAGTAAAGAGTATTAACTCTCCTTTATTAAAATTGGCTGTTGTTGATGAAGGCTTGGCGATACGCTATTTCCAAATGGCTCAGATTGATAATCCTGAAATTCAACAGCATTTATTAGGGTTAGCGACAAGTAAACCACTTAACTTTACTCAAGCAGACCGCAAAAGGGTCTTAGAACATATTTCACCTGTATTACCAAAGGTAGCTGACATTTATGATGCTATGCCATTGAGCCATACAAGTCTCACATTGTTAGGTCTTTATTTAGGTCGGGCTCATGTGAAAGTGACGATTGGTGAAGAATTTGATTTATCACCTTGGTTTTGA
- the sdaAB gene encoding L-serine ammonia-lyase, iron-sulfur-dependent subunit beta: MSSVFEIIGPVMIGPSSSHTAGAARLGKMARYIFKEHIERVDLTLFGSFAKTYKGHGTDRALIGGLLGFDAEDERIRDAFKAAAKGNLQYQFIESAEDGGHPNEVRFDLYGKNDYHMSIVGRSLGGGRILVTNVNALDVEISGEDYTILTFHHDCPGVIAAVTSLLGRAAVNISTMKVFRKRKHCEAVMLINTDSPVEASVMSEIQKNKDISSVMYFEPLEKAVAE, from the coding sequence ATGAGCAGTGTTTTTGAGATTATCGGGCCGGTGATGATTGGTCCATCCAGTTCGCACACCGCAGGGGCTGCGCGATTGGGCAAAATGGCGCGTTATATTTTTAAGGAACATATTGAACGCGTAGATTTAACATTATTTGGATCCTTTGCTAAAACCTATAAAGGACATGGCACTGACCGTGCATTGATTGGTGGTTTGTTGGGGTTTGATGCGGAAGATGAACGCATTCGTGATGCTTTTAAAGCAGCGGCTAAGGGGAATTTACAATATCAATTTATTGAATCGGCTGAAGATGGTGGTCATCCCAATGAAGTACGATTCGACTTATATGGAAAAAATGATTATCATATGTCAATCGTAGGTCGTTCATTAGGGGGCGGTCGTATTTTAGTGACAAATGTTAATGCGTTAGATGTAGAAATTTCTGGGGAAGATTATACAATCTTAACATTCCATCATGATTGCCCAGGTGTGATTGCAGCGGTAACTAGCTTATTAGGCCGAGCGGCGGTTAATATTTCAACCATGAAAGTATTCCGCAAACGTAAACACTGTGAAGCAGTTATGTTGATTAATACAGACTCCCCTGTTGAGGCGAGTGTAATGAGTGAAATTCAGAAGAATAAAGATATTTCTTCCGTTATGTATTTTGAACCATTAGAAAAGGCGGTAGCAGAATGA
- the sdaAA gene encoding L-serine ammonia-lyase, iron-sulfur-dependent, subunit alpha: protein MSYLYETLADLMHLSETHDLPVWEIVIRAEMEATGETREAIEREALRRVQIFKDSVVNGIEDRKRTLSGMSGGQAHVLLGHNPRLLSPVAYKALTYAIAVNEANAKMFRVVACPTAGSCGVMPGCMCAVGEEFEMDDAAFLRGFFTGAGIGNVITNQACVAGAVGGCQAEVGSAAAMAAGAIVAMLEGTTKQVMNAVALCLKNVLGLVCDPVAGLVEVPCVKRNGVYAVHAFSAAEMAMAGLISQIPVDEVIEAMDRIGRALPSTLRETSEGGLATTETGRRIAAQLRDM, encoded by the coding sequence ATGAGTTACTTATATGAAACTTTAGCAGATTTGATGCATCTCAGCGAAACTCATGATTTGCCAGTTTGGGAAATTGTGATTCGAGCGGAAATGGAAGCTACCGGTGAAACTCGTGAAGCTATCGAAAGAGAAGCACTTCGTCGAGTACAGATTTTTAAAGATTCTGTAGTGAATGGGATTGAGGATCGTAAACGTACATTAAGCGGCATGTCTGGTGGTCAGGCACATGTGTTATTGGGACACAATCCGCGTTTATTGAGTCCAGTGGCGTATAAAGCCTTAACATATGCCATTGCGGTAAATGAAGCTAATGCTAAAATGTTCCGCGTAGTCGCTTGTCCAACAGCTGGTTCTTGTGGTGTTATGCCAGGCTGTATGTGTGCGGTTGGTGAAGAGTTTGAAATGGATGATGCGGCCTTTTTACGTGGTTTCTTTACCGGTGCAGGGATTGGCAATGTAATTACGAATCAGGCCTGTGTAGCTGGGGCTGTTGGCGGTTGTCAAGCTGAAGTTGGTTCGGCTGCAGCTATGGCTGCTGGGGCGATTGTAGCCATGTTAGAAGGCACTACCAAGCAGGTTATGAATGCAGTTGCTTTATGTTTGAAAAATGTGCTAGGTCTTGTGTGTGATCCGGTAGCAGGGCTTGTAGAAGTACCTTGTGTAAAACGTAATGGCGTTTATGCAGTGCATGCCTTTAGCGCAGCTGAAATGGCGATGGCTGGTTTAATTAGTCAGATTCCAGTAGATGAAGTCATTGAGGCTATGGACCGGATTGGTCGCGCTTTGCCAAGCACGCTTCGTGAAACGAGTGAAGGTGGGCTGGCTACGACAGAAACAGGTCGTCGTATTGCTGCTCAATTGCGCGATATGTAA